Genomic window (Erythrolamprus reginae isolate rEryReg1 chromosome 3, rEryReg1.hap1, whole genome shotgun sequence):
GTTGTTTTATTCTAAAACATTAGTCTATACTAAAATTGAAGCTATGAGCTGTGCTATAAAATCCTGGGGGAGAAAAGGTTATGATGGAAGGGATCTCTCCTGCTTCTGTTCCAGAGGTCGCCTGTCATTTTCACAGAGGTCCTGCTTAGATAGCTCTCCTCTGCCATTGAGTTTCTCCATCTGGTGCTCTGTGTCATTTTTTGGACTACAACTTCAGTTGACCCAGCCAGTATGAATCAGGCAGGGAGGAGAGGGAGCATTCTTGTGCTGGCAGTTCTTTCAAATATTTCCTCCACCCAGAGCTCTATTTTCACtctttgctttttattttctgGATTGTGCATGGTCcagttttagaaaattttaaactTTTGTGAGTAACAGAAGAGTTGCTCCTTTCCTCCCcatgcttattttttttcaagaaaagatagAAATAACAACATTATGGATAAAGAGCACATTAAAGTATATGTATGCGAAACCAGGAAGATAAGATATGTCTTATCTTCCTGGTTTCAGTCAGACAATGAAATTACATAGGATAATTTATTTAGAGCTTGTTAATATTTCACCTTTTATAAAAACTAGATAGGCAACTAATTTCTAAATTGGAAATGCTAATTACTTGTAGAAGAATAgcttttgaaaataaatgaaatgaacatTACCCTTATATAATATGTGCTTTCTGTTTGTTCTGTTGTCCACATTGACATAACATATTAATTTCTGTTTCACTTATGCTTTGCTGATAAGCACCTTATTATTAAGATAAAGGTTCCCCCTGCATATGCATGAGTTGTTTCCGGCTCTAGacatggtgctcatctctgttctAAACCGAggagccagcgctgtccgaagaTGGCTCCATCATGACTAATCACCAAAGGCgcacagaacgctgttacctttccaccaaaatggtccctatttttcgacttgcatttttacatatcTTTGatttgctaggttggcagaagctgggagaagtaatgggagctcactctgttacgtggtgctagggatttgaactgctgaactgccaacctgattgacaagctcagtgtcttatcCACTGAGCCATTGTGTCCCTACAACTTATTacgtagtagtaaaaaaaatggtgtTTTAAGTTAGATGGTATGTTGTCTTCCCATTCATCTCACAGTAGATATGCACACTACCTGTATTTTGTGTGGATGTAAATGTGCTCTCTTCCTCAACCCTTTTTCTGCAGGGGACAGGTGCAGCTAGTTTTGACGAATTTGGGAATTCAAAATATCAAAATCGCCGCACCATGAGCAGTTTTGACCGTGCAATGATGAACGCCTTCAAGGAAATTGCTAGCATGGCCGACAGAATCAACCTGCCCCGCAATATAGTTGTAAGTCATGCTTTGTCCTCTGAAAATTTTTCTAGCATCATTTAGTATAATACAATGAACAGGGGGCTTTCTGATATTATTGCTAATTAAATGGCCTGGGGTTAATTGAATTTTGTCTGCTTACTTTGAAGGATcgaacaaataatttatttaaacaaGTGTATGAGCAGAAGAGCCTGAAGGGGAGAAGTAATGATGCCATTGCATCCGCTTGTCTCTACATTGCTTGCAGACAAGAAGGAGTTCCTAGGACATTTAAAGGTAAGGCGTTAGGTGACACACACTTCAACTGCTTTTCAACATAAGACCCCCCCAACCtatatcatttttttcttttgaatgcaAATAGAGTAGACCTTGTACAGGTAACCCTTGCCTTATGATCAGCATGGAGCCCAAAACTGGCTTGAGCAGGATAGTTGTTAAGTTTTACTATCCcatttttacaatctttcttaccatcgtgaatcactgcaattgttaaattagtaagcgGTTGTGAATctaatttccccattgacttcactggtcagaaggttgcaaaaggtgatcacataacccGGGACACACAAACACATGGCAGCTGTCGAGCATCTGAAATTTGATGTGCAGTGCATGGGgatgttgtaagtgtgaaaaatggccataagtcacctttttcagggcTGCTGTAAATTTGAAGGGATTAGCCTcacaactgcatgattcacttaatgactggagTGATTCTTTTAACAACTGTGATTAAAAAAAAGTTGTAGGTGGCTTGACTGGAAGAGAGAGATTggccccaaagtcacccagttggctctATGGAGCAGTACCCAGAACTGTCAGATTCTCAGTTTTTACTatgctaatcaatcaatcaatcaatcaatcaatttattatTTTGACTATTGGTGAAAGATAAAACCTGCACCAAAGTGGTCAACtatttaaaaattacattaaaatgttaaaaaagaaatcagtaaGAACATGCCAAAGTACTTCTCTGTTCTACCAAAgcctatagagcagtggttctcaacgtgggggtcgggacccctttgggggtcgaatgaccatttcatgggggtcgcctaagaccaggggaaaagacaaaattcccatgatgttaggaactgaagcttctattctggcaccttggaacagatttttacaatccgacttatcaggcgtttacagtggggatgtccctctgacctggCTAATCTCTCAAAATAATATCACTTTATTAGTTACATAGATTAATTTTATATCTGTGCTATGAAAATGTAACCACCAACAATGAAAGTACTGTTAAGTTTTAATTGATGGAGACAGTGTTCTAAATCAGGGCTCTCCAAACTGgaaatttctgggagttgaagtccataattcttaaagttaccaagtttgaagacctatgaTCTAAATTTATTGTAACCTTTGTACTATTTTATCCTTTAGAAATATGTGCTGTTTCCAGAATTTCCAAAAAAGAAATAGGCCGGTGTTTCAAACTCATCTTGAAAGCTTTAGAGACAAGTGTGGATTTGATCACTACTGGAGATTTCATGTCCAGATTTTGTTCCAACTTGGGTCTCCCTAAGCAAGTCCAGATGGCCGCAACACACATTGCGCGTAAAGCTGTGGAATTAGATTTAGTTCCTGGAAGGAGTCCTATCTCAGTTGCagctgctgctatttatatggCTTCACAAGCCTCGGCTGAAAAGAGAACACAGAAAGGTAATGTCTTTATGTATCTAGGGAAGTAAGTTTTATGCATGCCAGAAGTAGGTTTtggggtttgtttggtttttttggaaaagaaagaattggcatggatgccacaaaCTCTGCTTTACATAAGGCCTCTTCTGTTTTGTTTGAAATGCATGTCCAGTAGTTAGTGCCTGAATTTCTGCTCTTCTTTTGGGCTAATTTAGTAGGCTGTTAATTTAATTACAGAGAAGACTAAATCATGGTTACTGAAAATGCCACAAAGGCTGAGTCTGTGTGatgtattaaattaaaataaaccatATTTTTGCTTTCTTTGATGAGTAAGGCCAGGTAATGGCAGCTTGAGTGTGTCTCAGGATAGAAAGCAAACTGTCCTGTGAATTGTACAGTTTAATTCAGACACTTCATGTTGGTCCAGAAAGAATTGGAAATAGATTTATATATGGTATTATGAACTGTTGCTTTGTAGCAAAGCCTTCTCACTTCCTCTACACTTCATTTGGTTTGTGTTAGTGGAAACCAATCATAAACATGTCTGAATTTAAATATCAGAGTTAAACTCCTAAGTTGTATATTATATAATTCATTTTGGAGTTTGTAAGTATGAGTTATGAATTTGGAGAATTGGGACTCTAGCAAATAAATGCTAATTTGCTTACTTCGGCTTTTTATTTCAGAAATTGGAGACATTGCTGGTGTAGCTGATGTTACAATAAGACAGTCATATAGGCTAATTTATCCACGTGCTCCAGATCTTTTCCCAGCAGATTTCAGATTTGACACCCCAGTGGACAAACTGCCCCAGCTGTGAAACTTCAAAGCCCTGCAAAATAATTTTTGACTTAGAAAAGCACTAAGCATATAAAAGCAGTCCTGTCAAGCCTTCAGTTACAGGACTGGTGAATGAAAGGAGATGGAAAAACTGATCGGATGAAATGGAGCACACATTCCAGATGTAAACAAAATAATTTTGTGgcattttaatgtatatattagtGAATGTAAGTAtttaacaaccattgcagcaaATTTAATTTTCTATTTTGTGTATTTAGATTTCTTTCATAGAGATCTGGTAAAatgtattttagaaaatatttcaaATCAGAATAAACTGTTTTCCAAAAAACAGTACTGACCTACAAGTTTTACTGTATGTAACTTTGTTCTTAAATAAATATCCAAGTGGAAAATGTAATCTTTAAAAGTTGTTCAGTTTTCTAAATTAGATGCTGTacatggattttacattgtttcttgaTAACTATTAGTTAATTATAATGGGATGTTTTAATTCAGAGAAAATATAGTTCATATAATAAATATACTGGTAGAAATTTTTCTATTAACTTTAGGAAAAGATTAACCATGTCAAGTTTATACTCTGATTCATTCTATTTAAAGTCCCATAAATCAAGAATATGTCTCCTCATTACCTTATGTGGCTACTTGAAACAAATATCTGACCATATTATGTTCATGGTCTCTGTCATAAGAGGCAGATTTTTCTCTTACTGAGTTTTGAATAGAAGTGGGACTGTTTCTTCAAAAAGCCAGGAACATTTTTGGTCAGTGTTGATGATAGTCTAATTAAAAACAAGTAGATTATTACTAAGGCATTAAAAACAGTTGAATACCATTGTTGAATAAGAAGGAAACTGAATCCAAGGTTCTTCATCCTACATGTTCATATGTTTCTGTCCAACTTGATATTCCAGCAGCTCCCTACTGTTTTCTTTAGCAGAGCTGAGGTCAGTTTAACtactgaaacacagctgaggtcaaagaaaacatcaggagtgtgtgtgtgtgtatgtgtgtgaaaagTGTGTGGGGGTGGGAAGGGAGATCTATAGTCCCTCCAGGCCATTGAGATGGAACTGGCAAAATGTATACTTTAATGATTATGCAGCATTTAGGTGAATTAGAAATAGAATCTTTTGTGACTAGAAGCTCTTGTCCAAATTGCAAAATCAGGTTCACTCCTTTGAGTGGGGGATGTCATTTGCCGCTTCAGCAGCTATAACATGACAGAGCTCatgataattaattttttttaaaaagtctgcttAATAACAAAGCTTTACAATgtatatgaaaaataaaattaatcttgGAGGCTCATTTCTTTCTGTAATTTCTTCGTTCACGAAAGTGGTTTGTATTCATACTATTTCATAGGTCTAAGATTTGGCATTACATTTTGTTAAGGGATGTTACCAAAAGATGGTATTGTCCTGGCAAGTTCTCTCCTATTTTGTGTTAGTGTCAGTCTTTGCCTGCAgtagtctataccagtgatggcgaaccttttttcccctcggatgCTGAAAGCGTGTGCGCACACACATTATTGACCCTGCCacagtacccacacccataattcagtgcctagggagtgtgaaaaatggcctccccctcccccccgaggccagaaacagcctgtttcccaacttctggtgggcccggaaggactgttttttaccctccctaggctccagaggcttctctggagcctggggagggcaacaacaccttcccccatccccccagaggctcttcagaaaccaaaaatgccctcccacatatgtgcttgagctgagctagggcaacagctcttgtaccggcaaatatggctccgtgtgctacctctggcacccgtgccataggttcgccatcactgatctataccaaggatctccaaccttggcaactttagacttgtggaatactgggagttgaagtccacaagtcttacagttgccaaggttggagagcccggGTCTGTACTGTAGAGTAAGGGCAGAGAAATCCAACTCACTACAATATACCATCTTGAATGTAATTCACTGAGGGCAGTTTTAATTAGTGTCAAAACCTAATTAGCACAGACTTTTAATATGCAAGTCCAATAAATGAATTTTATctagagctttttaaaaaaaaaccacaatgaTTAAAAATCATGTCTAAGTAGTAATGGATCCAAACCTATAGGAAATTGAATTAACTTCACACAAAAGATAAGAAAGTAAccccaaagttttttttaaaaagctgggtGTAAATCATTTTAGACTCTTGAGGTAATTGAAATATTAATTGCTTAACAGAATGAAGATATACTTCATATTATGCAAATCATAGCTATTTTAATGTTGGGATTATTTGGGCAACGTTCTGTTCAATAGAGAAATCAAAATTAAACCTCTTTTAACCTCTGCTTGAACATAATTAGTAAAAGAATAGTACACTGTTTGGCATCTCTTATTTTTTCCTAACATCCAATCAGGATctactttattatttaaattcACTTCTGTCTAGTTATCTGGAATGAATACAGACCCTGAGTGGCTTCTCTGATATGCTTTCAGGTATTTGAATATTGCTATTGAATTATCACTATTATTATCCTAGCCCAGTGCTTATCAAATAGTGGGGAAAgctccccggggggggggggggggggatgcccgGAGAGATGCCAGGAAGGGCACATGACtctggggaatgtgctttttttgctgcagggagcaGGACacacatcctacctgacacttgtgtCGGTACCTCCGTCACATTCCTCGGCATTGTGTCtagggcagcctgttctaaaagaaaacgtctcACAAGTTCAAACTTCTCAAAGTCacaagacatttttttaaagaacaagctgccctggacacaacaccgagGAACGTGATAGAGGCACTGGTACAAGTCAGGACGCATGTCTTGCAATGGGGCATAATTTGGGAGTGGCAGATTGGGTAGGGCGGGCCATGAGATATGTGCCGTACttgacacttgtaccagtacctccaTTGCGTTCCTCGGCATGTCCAGGGCAgcccttctaaaaaaaaaaaaaaagtctcgcAAGTTCAATCAAAGTTCTGGAACTcacgagacattttcttttagaagggGCTGCCTTAGACACAAGGCCGAGGAACGCGGTGGAGGTACCGGtataagtgtcaggtaggacacatGTCCTGCAGTGGGCTGCAATTTGGGGACTGTTTATAGTCGCAGCAGAGTTGAGGGGatgtgaaatgtttatttcttcctgcgGGTGTGTAACAGAAATATTGAGAAGCACTGTCCTAACCCAACATTTTCAGTTTTGTCAAATTCCTTCATAGGACCGAGATTTCTCATCTGTTGGTCATCCTGATCTTATTCAAACAtgttctagtgcagtgatggcaaaccttttttctctcgggtgccgataaagcatgggcatgtgctatcgcacatgtgcaaatgcccacatccaaaattcaatgcctggggagggcaacaacagcttccccctccccctggaggatggaaatggcctgtttcccaacttctggtgggcccagtaggctcgtgtttcaccttcctgaggctccaaaggtttctctggagccggggagagtaaaaacgccctcccccatcctcctggaggctctctggaagccaaaaacgccctcccagagtggttgtgtgagtcaaaaattagctgaccagcacacacatacgcgttggagctgagatagggcaacagcttgtgtgccagcagatatggctccgcatgccacctgtggcaccgttgccataggttcgccaccactgttctAGTGTCTCAATTGAAGTGCAGCACCCAGAACTGGACACGAATTAGCATCTGATCACTGCAGAATTTTCTTCTACGTCAGTGGTTCCACGATCTTTTTCTTAAGTATGATTACCAAAGCAGGCATTCTCATTTTATGACTGTACATTTCATTTTTGTTTCCTAAGTAACAAACTCTATATGTGTTcagtttcatttttgtttttagtCCATATATCCAGGTTATTTTGATTTTTAACTATAGTGTAAAATTGTACATCATACAACTTTGAGGATTCAATTTCTTTCATATACTGGTATTAATGGCAAAATAAAGTGAGAAGGTTTCAAGATTAACTTTTGTGGTACTCATTTGATTTATCTCGTTGGTGTAGTGAAAAACCATTCTGACTATGCCAAAGCCAACTTTGAACCTATATAATTGTCATATTTAACTAAAAATTAGTTTTCTAATCTAATCTGAATCTAATGGGATATTTTGTCCAGAAACAAAGTGTTTAGTCCCAACGACGAGCCCCTCCCAGAAATAGGCCCACACACattgattttacaagatttaagcatgtaattccaatattttaggagcagtgaggtttggatttagaaatccagcaaaaagcaagaaataagtctttttggtgccagctgctaattagagaCCAAAATAGAAACCAAAACACAGAGATActttctttgatcacacagatcTCATTTATCGACTCACTCCGAGTTAGCAAGGCCTGGAGATAATGAGTCCAACTCGCCAGTTTGTAATTCAACATTGAAATAATCATATCCAAAGAGAGATATCCAAGTGGACATCTGGAACATAACAAAAGTTGATTTCTGCACTGAAGCGTCACATGACCAAGCCATAAATAGCCTAAGGGCATGACCAACTGTTCTAGATATCTATATCTAGAtgtcgagtctttggagagaagcagtatataaatttaataaataataattcagagACCTCTGGCTTAGCCACTcgtgccttctggcaactctgcgtaccctagcatcaagaggctccttctcttctcctgaaTCATTGGTTGGCTTTCaacctctgacaccacatcctctctgacctcctcgctatcagactcgGGTAACAGGTACACAGGCCTAGGGTACTGCGTACAATTGTCTTTCGATCCGTGACTAGCTGTGGTGGACAAGGACAGGCCACAACACAAGGTATGTTATGAATATAGATTTCTGATGAATTAAATTACTTAATTTAAAAAGTTACAAGATTTGCTTCGCAATTCATGTTAACAAATCCATGTTGGTTTCAATTAACCAGTAAAGGGCTTTTCTCAATGGTTTGGAAGGGCTCTAAATGTATTCCAtgcaattattttcattttgtttctcttGGGTACAATAATGAGACAATGCATTAGGAAAGAATCATCTTGTTTTGAATATGAGGagcagctttaaaaaaacctcaagaAATGAGATTGAGATAAAAGCTGAGAATTATGCtgagattgatttatttattttatttatgtatttatttattagatttgtatgccgcccctctccgtagactcggggcggctaacagcaataataaaacagcatatgacaaatctaatatttaaaataactaaaaacccttattaaaaaccaaacatacacacaaacataccatgcataaattatataggttagggggaaaggaatatctcaattctcccatgcctgatgacagaggtgggttttaaggagcttacaaaaggcgaggagggtggggcaattctgatctcgtgggagctgattccagagtgtcggggccgccacaaagaaggctcttcccctgggtcccgtcaaatgacattatttattatAGGGCCAATCTTCAGCATCACCTTGTATGAACCCAAGTCCTCCCAACCTCTCAATGCAGGCCTTTCCCCTTCCATGAATTGTAATGTGCAATGTAAACATGCTACACATAAATGCAGTTTGGGCTTACAGGATTATGTGATTTGTCATAACGGTATGGTGATTTAGGCTATTGTAATTAATATAGAACAGTGCTTAGTGTGAAGTTTAAATTCAGCCTGTGTGGGAGATACTCATTCTGGTTGAAACCATATGCTGGAAATTATTAGTTCAGCTTCCAATTTACACACTGAATACGGCACAGAAGTTTCAAACAAAGAATCAGTTTCCCAAGTGAACCATTAAGGAATTTCCTAAGCAGCTCTATAAACTGTTTTGATTAGAAGACGGCACCTAGGGGAGGTTTcttaaatgtttaaaaaacaaagcaGATATATTTATCCACCCTGAAAGAAAAAGTAATTCACACAAAGTTCCAAAGACATCATTTATCTAAAGATCAAACACAAGATTATAATTCAAATCAGTAATTTTTTTCCTATACAAATTTCACTAGTTAAATTTTGAGAGTTAACTGCAGATAGTTTGTACTATTACACTGTTAAAAGGCACATTTCATTTAAATGCATAGTGTACCATTCTAAAATACCCTAATTTCTTTTTACAAAGTGCTTCAGCAGCCACATATGTATACCAAAATATATTTACAATCTAGAGTTTAAAACTTAATTTGCCTATTTTTTAAAACTAGATAAAATTAGTGCTTTCATTCAGCTTAATTGTGAAAATACCCTGCCTCTAATGTGATTTTTAGAAATTCAAGATTACAAATATTTCTGTACAACCTATACTTACAAAAAGTTTCTTCCATAGGATTTTAAATTTGAAGCACCTACCAGGGACCCAGCTGTTTATAGAAATAATAAGGAAGGGATTGGCAGATTGTACCTCGGATATGTAGTGTTTTGCTTAATTTAGATGTagccatttaattttttaaaaaagataccaAATTAGCATACTGAAAAATAATAGGtagtgcattttttttaaaaaacggcaACTTAGTAATATTCATGATTTTTATAAAAAAGTATTATCTATTTTCCTTATGAAGGAATTTATAGATACGTTATTCTGGCAATCTCCTTTCCTTATGTTCTTGTAAGGTTATAAAATATGAAGAGTCCCCAGCTATCATACTGAAACAAAATAGTTTGAGTGGGGTGATGGAATAGATTATGAAAAAAAATACACCCTCCCAGTACCTCCCCACAAACCCCTTATTGGTATTACTCTATTCTCTTGCAAAAACTGTTCTGTATGTGACTTATTGATGCTGAACTACATTCCAGATTGAATAGTAAATCAATTAAAAACTTCAGGCTTGATCTTCTGGTGTTAGGAAATGAAGTTGATCGCAAACATATACTGACAAAGTAGACTATTGCTTTCCACCGATTTAAACATGACTTTGTTCTTTAAGAATGTCTATCTACATTAAAGTCTAAAGCAAACACACAGCATCTGGTCAAAGATATTTTAACTTTTGAGGTACAGCATAGTGTTAAGAGACTTAAAATATACAAGTTTTATCAAAAATATTTATACATTCTCTTAAAACATATTGCTTTTACCCTTATTTTCAATAATTTCCAATAACGATTATTGAATTCAGTGGCCATAAAAATGTATACAAGTGGGTTTTCACCATTAAATCTGGATTTCAGTAATACATTCAAACAGCCACTGGACAAAACAAAGTGTACAGTTAATCTATATGAATTAAGCAAAAGTATAGTTTCCAAATATACATGTATACTGGATGTATACAATACAGTTCCTCATTCT
Coding sequences:
- the GTF2B gene encoding transcription initiation factor IIB — its product is MASTSRLDVLPRVTCPNHPDSILVEDYRAGDMICPECGLVVGDRVIDVGSEWRTFSNDKATKDPSRVGDTQNPLLSDGDLTTMIGKGTGAASFDEFGNSKYQNRRTMSSFDRAMMNAFKEIASMADRINLPRNIVDRTNNLFKQVYEQKSLKGRSNDAIASACLYIACRQEGVPRTFKEICAVSRISKKEIGRCFKLILKALETSVDLITTGDFMSRFCSNLGLPKQVQMAATHIARKAVELDLVPGRSPISVAAAAIYMASQASAEKRTQKEIGDIAGVADVTIRQSYRLIYPRAPDLFPADFRFDTPVDKLPQL